The genomic interval GCAGTGGCCCAACTGAATTATCCTAGAATCCTCAGTTGGGCAGGGTGGAGAGTGCACTTGCGATGGTGCAGTACAAGGCACAACGACGAGGAATAGTTGTTCTATTCCAAGGAGTTGTAACGCCGTAATGCGCCACCGCAAGTGTGCTATCCGCCCTGCTGCGTGATTCACCCTGAGAGTGAAATAGGCGATCGCAGTCAATGCAATTAAAATCAATGTGTTGCTCGTAGAATGAAGCGGCCAACTGAGGATTCTAGGATTATATCAAGGCAAATAAAAACGGGACCCGAAGGCCCCGTTTCTATTGCAGTTCAGACTAAAGAGTCTTTTAGGAGTATCTGAACAAGTCATGGTCGATTGCCTTGCACTCAGGCGATGTAAACTCTACGTTGAAAATCTTGCTAATAGCCTGCTATCAGCTGCGATCTTCGCCTTGATTTTTCATCTCCTGAGCACAATTCAATTCGCCCAGACTTATTCAGATCAGAGGCTCCTTAACAAATCAGCCGAAGCAGTCATCGACGATGTTGTTGAACCAGCTGTGGGCATAAGCCACTTCACGCTTGAACTGCTCTGCGCTTGCATCTCCCGGAGTCAGACCACCGGATACCTTGGTGATCTTGGAGCCATTCTCAGCCAGACGGTAGACCGCGGCCACAGAGAAGGCGTAGTCCCTACCGGCGATTGAGTAGCAGGTGTTGACGTAGGAAGGTGTACCGGGCTCCTGTCCATTGAGCATGGCTATCACAGCCGCGGCGCAAACCTTGGCTTGTGAGTTGGCCGCGTAGCCGGACTTCGGCATACCGGTAGCAACACTGGCGTCACCAATGACGTGGATGTTGGGGTGAATCGTGGACTCAAACGTGGCCAGATTAACCGGGCACCAGCCCTTGTCATTGGTAAGACCGGCGGCAAAGCCGATATGGCCCGCTTTCTGAGCAGGGATCACGTTCAGCACGTCAGCCTTGTGGGTGTCACCGAAAGCGGTCGTCATTGAGTTGTTGGCAACATCAACACTCTCTACACCGGACTCCTCAGAAGCACCATGCCACTCGATCATTGAGTTATCGGTTCCGTAGCCGTACATCTTCTTCCAGGCACCGGTGAAGAGGCCCATCTTGGAGAATTTAGGCTTGGGATCAAAGATAAGCACCTTTGATTTTGGCTTCTGCTCTTTCAGATACATGGCGATCTGGCTGGCACGCTCGTAAGGCCCAGGAGGACAACGGAAGGGATTAGGGGGTGGTGCGATAACCACGGTACCACCATCCTTCATCGCCTCAAGCTGCTTACGCAGAGTGGCGGTCTGAGGACCAGCCTTCCAGGCGTGGGTGACCTTGTGTGAACCGGCTTCATCGTAACCTTCGATAGCGTCCCATTTGAAGTCGACACCTGGAGCTACGATACAACGGTCATAGTTGAAGCTCTGACCACCGGCGGTTTTAACCGTACGGCCTTTGGCATC from Candidatus Sedimenticola sp. (ex Thyasira tokunagai) carries:
- a CDS encoding FCSD flavin-binding domain-containing protein, whose translation is MKITRRGFIQTAGVATAAGMVGVPYIALGASKNVVVVGGGTAGATAAKYVRMADPSANVTLIEANKHYYTCYLSNEVLSGDRSMDSIKFGYAGLAKHGVKVVHDKVTGIDAKGRTVKTAGGQSFNYDRCIVAPGVDFKWDAIEGYDEAGSHKVTHAWKAGPQTATLRKQLEAMKDGGTVVIAPPPNPFRCPPGPYERASQIAMYLKEQKPKSKVLIFDPKPKFSKMGLFTGAWKKMYGYGTDNSMIEWHGASEESGVESVDVANNSMTTAFGDTHKADVLNVIPAQKAGHIGFAAGLTNDKGWCPVNLATFESTIHPNIHVIGDASVATGMPKSGYAANSQAKVCAAAVIAMLNGQEPGTPSYVNTCYSIAGRDYAFSVAAVYRLAENGSKITKVSGGLTPGDASAEQFKREVAYAHSWFNNIVDDCFG